The following DNA comes from Watersipora subatra chromosome 8, tzWatSuba1.1, whole genome shotgun sequence.
ATTGTATCATGCTACAGGCAGCAagcaaaaattcattttaatgTGTAAGAGGTTACAAGAAAAAATGTATTGTAATGTGCAACAGGCAACAAGCAAAAATGTATTGTAATGCGCAACAGGCAACAAGCAAGAGTGTATTGTAATGTGCAACAGGCAACAAGCAAGAGTGTATTGTAATGTGCAAAAGGTAACAAGCAAAAATGTATTGTAATGCGCAACATGCAACAAGCAAAAATGTATTGTAATGTGCAACAGGCAACAAGCAAGAGTGTATTGTAATGTGCAACAGGCAACAAGCAAGAGTGTATTGTAATGTGCAACAGGCAACAAGTAAAAGTGTATTTTAATGTGCAACGGGCAACAAGCAAAAGTGTATTGTAATTTGCAACAGGCAACAAGCAAAAGTGTATTGTGATGTGCAACAGGCAACAAGCAAACGTGTATTGTAATGTGCAATAGGCAACAAGCAAAAATGTCGTGTATTGTGTAACAAGTAACAAGAAAAGGGTATTGTTATGTGTAACAAGCAAAAGCATATCGTTATCTGCTACCAACTATCAGTATCTCAAACTTATAATATtctgaaaattataaaatagttaCTTCACACACTTACTACATTTGATTTGCTAACTCAACTGCAatcattcatgtgtttattattTCATATAGTGTTTTGCTAAATCCTTCCTTTCTAGGGCTTACTCATAACTTGTCAAATTCTTTCTGCAGTTATTATGCCGGTAGGCATATATGCAAAGGCTCTGATGTTGTTGTAGCTCTGAATCTTTGTCCCATGTAGATAGATATTCGATATGATCACATTTCCAAAATAGTAAAAAAGGTTACTTATGAATTTAAGTTATAGCACACAATATAGATGGATATAAAAAATTAACTGCAATAATTTGCTCTATTATTGTTTCTCTAAAATCAGTTTGTTTATAAAACCTGAGGAAGTTGTGTGTTTGTCTCTGGACTTACAAATTCAAGTTCCCTCTAACAGCAATTTTTTCAATGGTGGTAGCATCATTTCAAGCTTTTTTATTCCCTATTAAAATGGTACTTGCTGCTGAAAGACTTTACCAAAAAGAAGCCAGTGATGCCaatctttttcaaataataCTAGTGGCTTTTTAAATGTGGCGCCACTGCTGTTGAAAATTATTGACCAATTAAATAATCTTATAGCCAGAGTTTGTATGCATCCTTTCTTAATCTTCAGTATATAGGAACTCTGTCTGTTAACCCATCTGTCTGAAACCTTTGTGGAGGTTTGGGAAAAAGGGTCGCatcatacaggatttgaacttgcaacttTTGGcgtgttgtgagttcaaatcctgaatTCACAACATGCAAACTTAAATTCAACACTCTAACAACTACAGCAATCAACCACCTCCTCGCATTTCGGAATAATTGAATGTATATGGGAAAGTTGGGTGATATGAGACACTTGGGCTTCCAGCAACCCCGGCAAGTAACTCAACTGAAATCTCACCTTTTTGTTGAACCcatttattacacatgacgatctctcacaatACCCTGGACTGCCAGGATACTAGTGTGCATAACACACAGCGGTGTCAATAAAATGACCTTGAGCATTGTACCAGACAAAGTCAAGCTCATGTAATCGATTAACCTGTCAACTGATAAAGTTCATTCAGGATTTGCTACAAACTGATAAGGCATACAGGACTGTAGAGACATGAGCTAGCGTGTGATAAGAGATCATGCTTGTGATAGATGAGATGCCCCTTATAAGCTGAGATACTATCATCATAGTAAACAGTGTTGTTAGTAGATCTCAACTTTACTAGTGCATTCAACATGAGACTGGGTGTAATCACTCTTTTAGCATCATGGATGAGCCTCAGCATGGGGTCAAATCTGAAACGGTATATGGATGATCATGATTCTTGCGGAGACTATCCCAGTACATTGCAACTAGAATCCTATTCTCAAGTTGCCACAGTGTTTGCCTGGTCAAACTCTGCTGCTCGGCATGCGGTGATCGGAGGATGTACCTTAGCTATAAGCTCTGTACCCGGATACGGCATGGAGTTTAAATTCAGTAGTGGTTATATCGCAACGGAAAGTGAAGTGACATTAAACGTTTATAAAGGAGTCTCTACGACTTTCAGGGATCAGATTGTAAGTATTGTTTTTCTTGATGGTGCCTCGGATTTGTCACTTTTAGGTGGCTTTATTTTAGTTAAATTAGTATCCTGGCAGCTTCGAGTTCAGTGTTGAGACTGGAAGGTTTGACAATGGAGTACAGTGAGCACGAGCGCGCACAACTATTCTGATATGCTGAAACGTGAATGAATAGCTCAGGTGCTAGAGTGTCAGTCCGCTAATCTGAATATTATAAGTTCAAATCCTTATGATGCGATTTTTTTCACCAACTTTTTCTAACCATGGCCTTGGACAGAGGGATGGATGAGTGCTGCAGCAGTCAGTGGACCGTAAGAGATCAGCAGGTGTGCTGGTGAAGCGCATACAAATATTCTGATTCAGCCCAAAGGCAGTCGACTGGGCGATGTTACTGCATGAGGCTAGTAAGCCAAATGCCGCCGGTGCGAATCTCGcacgatgcaatcttttttcccagCCTCCAACTGTGGCTTCCGACAGACGAAGAGacaaacacagctcttattatagtaaagaagactggtatctatatatattccaCTATTAAGGCGTATAGACAGTACCTTAATTGTTTCAAAAGTTTCTGTTAGCAAATTTGTGTGTCTTAAATGGGGTTTGGTTGCAGAGCAGGTGGCACTTGTTCTAGACCCAGGCCTGCTTTTTAACATGCATCTTTTACCAGCATCTACTTGCTTGCTGGGTTAGTTCGGATCGGGAAACAAATCTTCGACTGCGACAAATCTTCTTTCATCACATGAATGGCGCAATATCCATCTCAGTTAGACCAGCATTATTTACCTAATAGATTTTGAGCTTGCTTCAACTGCCATAAGATACTTTTTGATGATTCAACTGGAAAACAATACTTTAAAAATGGCATCAACAGACTGCTTGACTACTCAACTCAAATGTATACTACAATAGCCTGTGTTCCACTGCATTGACAATTGGTTTGAGGAACTATGCTTACGCTAACATTGTTAGTTATATCTTTGGCCTATCTGTAAATTTTGACCGGTTAGCCGCTCTCAGACACCTTGTATTAATTACACTTAAGCCAGGGCGAAACCTTCTTTAGATTTATTAGTGTGTTGAATAAAGGAATTGTAAGTGAATACCGCTATTATCTACTATTGCAGCATAAATCAAATAAATCTATCCATTTAAAAAATGGTGAAATTCAATACTCAAGTATTCCTCATGACTGTGCAGTGACTGCAAGCTGTAGTTTACGATCGCTTGGAATTTTATTGtcaagaataaaattgataggTTTCCAGGGTTCAATTTTACAAATTAAACTTAAAAAACTTACCACTCGTAAAAGCTGTGACTGAAATACCTGACTTTAGAGAAAACAGTAAAAGTTCCCTAATGATaaaatacaagtttttaaaCCGCTTAACAGTAATAAGTACTATATACACTTTAAATTTTATGGTATGTCAAAAGAGCGGATGAATTCAAATGACAAATGTCGTAATAGCTTTTTATCTACAACAAAACTAATCTTTGATTATTCGACCTATATCATATGCAAGTGCTATCCAAACATAAGCACTCATTGACAACTAGGTACTTGGCAAAAGAAGTTGTGTGCACTTGTACTCAGAACTGCAGCTAGCTATGCTAGATAGAAA
Coding sequences within:
- the LOC137402720 gene encoding uncharacterized protein, with amino-acid sequence MGSNLKRYMDDHDSCGDYPSTLQLESYSQVATVFAWSNSAARHAVIGGCTLAISSVPGYGMEFKFSSGYIATESEVTLNVYKGVSTTFRDQIAIYTSGADFPTSYQINEAEHITIELYNPNSSADFDFQMVIENYARDNGATVVQRLGYCSSQTETIGGIRKGVQQSYALVLN